A region from the Brassica napus cultivar Da-Ae chromosome C8, Da-Ae, whole genome shotgun sequence genome encodes:
- the LOC106364967 gene encoding LOB domain-containing protein 29: MSSSSSSSVSGSPCGACKFLRRKCAKGCVFAPYFCHEQGASHFAAIHKVFGASNASKLLSQLPTSDRCEAAITISYEAQARLQDPIYGCVSHIFALQQQVVNLQAQLEILKQQVAQSMTFADSPSSENPNSFYGDTTKTTSYHHDHQNIYHHHDQSHLVNQIGSLGTGQHGDATANSYPSQNSSGFGEFSIYPELEQHLNAFNQDHLKELQSANFGYISFS; the protein is encoded by the exons ATGAGTAGCTCAAGCTCTAGTTCTGTCTCTGGCTCTCCTTGTGGAGCTTGTAAGTTCCTCAGGAGGAAATGTGCAAAGGGATGTGTGTTTGCTCCATACTTTTGTCATGAACAAGGAGCTTCCCACTTTGCGGCCATTCACAAGGTTTTTGGAGCTAGCAATGCTTCCAAATTGCTCTCTCAGCTTCCCACTAGCGACCGCTGCGAAGCAGCTATTACAATCTCTTACGAAGCTCAAGCTAGGCTTCAAGATCCCATCTATGGCTGTGTCTCTCATATCTTTGCTCTCCAGCAGCAG GTTGTGAATCTACAAGCACAGCTTGAGATTCTAAAGCAACAAGTCGCACAAAGCATGACGTTTGCTGATTCACCATCATCAGAAAACCCTAATAGCTTTTATGGAGACACTACTAAGACTACTTCTTATCATCATgatcatcaaaatatttatcatcATCATGATCAGAGCCATCTAGTCAACCAAATCGGAAGCTTAGGGACTGGTCAGCACGGAGATGCGACGGCGAATAGTTACCCCAGCCAAAACTCCTCGGGCTTTGGAGAATTCTCTATCTACCCTGAATTGGAACAGCACTTGAACGCTTTCAATCAAGATCATCTCAAAGAGCTTCAGTCAGCAAATTTTGGCTACATATCGTTCTCGTGA